GCTTGAAACCATTCCCATTTTGATTAAATCTCTTATTTAAGTTATTCCTATTAGGTAATTGTGGCTGCTTAACAACAGTAGCACCTGAAACATCTTTGATAGCCCTGTTCCTTCTACCAACATTTTGCCACCCATCATTATCAACCTCATTTTGCACATCAGCTTTCTGTTTGATCTTCTATTCTTTTTTACTTTTAATCTCCACCTCTTGTTCAGTCAATGCCCTCTTTGTACAGTGGGCAAAAACATGCCCAAATACAATGCAATGAGAGCACCTGATAGGCCTCCATTTATACCCTACTTTAATCTTTAAATCCATACCAGGTAGACCATTTCTAGAAGGATACACAAGATGAACATATTCTGGAAGATCTTTATCAGCCCTCACCTCAACCAAAACCCTAGTATACCCTGCCTTCCCAGTTTGGTTAATGCACCTTTCCCTTGTAACTTTATCCATAGCAATAGGCTTACCAATATAACTTACCGAATGACTAATTTTTCCAGCATTCCATAAGTCAAAAGGCAAATCAATAAGAGAGATCCATATAGGCACCATTGCAGGTTCAGGCTTTATCAAAAAAGCACTAGGCTCCCATTTCTTAAGAAATAATGGAATATTTTCAACCATCCATGGGGCACTAGTTAAAACCTTATTCATTCCTTCTTCATCACTAAACTTAAAAAAGTAGACACCAGCATTAATCACAGTGATATCCCTAATACCATAAGCTCTCTACATCCTTCTCAAATTAAAGTTGACAGTAGCAAACTGCATTTTAATCCCTACAAAATAACCATACAAGCACTTTGAATATGTAGTGCTACCCTTAGCAATAAACTCTTCTTTCAAGTCAACAATCTGTTCACGAGTTGGCAGAGTTTCAAGAGGAAAAAACTCAAGCTTAGCCAGGCTTTCATCCCTTTCATTAATAACACCATTAACAACATCTGCAAATGACCTtttaccattatcatcatcatttgagCCCTCATTATTATTCACACCATCATTAGGAATCTCAGTTTTATTCTCCTCTTGATTCCCAACATTCATATGATCATATCAACTTCTTCACTACTGCCAGTGCAAAATTCAACAGGAGGAGCACCCAAAATAGACATTCCATGCTTATTCACAGCAGCATCACTACCATAATCAACCTTAGGCTGCAAACCTTTCACAAAATCTAAATCAATAACATCCATTTTCCTTTTAAACTCTCTTTCTGCTGCACCAGGTAGCTCTTCAGGCACAAACTCATTATCAGTATCCTTATCACTTTTACCAGCAGCTTTCCTAACCAGCCTACTAGCACTCTTCATTTTTACAATATCCTCAAAACTCAACATCTTTTCAACAATAAACTCAGATTCTTTCTTAAACCTAGAAATTGATTTATCATAGGAGATGATAGCACCATTCATACTTTGCTGTATTTTGTTATCATGCCACATAATGAGCTTCTTCTTACGCTTAAGTGACTGTCAGTTGTCATTCATCTCCATAGGAATACAACCATCCTTACTTACAACAGACTCATAAGCATTTGCCAATGGAACAATACTCACACCAATTGAAATTCGATTTCCATTGACAATAACACTTGCAGAAGGCTTAGCTATATTCACACTATCAGTTCCACTTACTAGACCTGCTACATCCTTTAGCTTAGCATTATTAGCCTTTACACTAGCATTTGACCTAATAGGTACAGGATAAACAGTGACGTCATCATTCAAATTTTTGATTTCACCTTCAACATCATTTCCATTTGAATTGACCACTCATTTAGCATCATTCCTACTAACAATAACTTGATCAACCTTCATTTTATCAGATCTAACATCCTGAACACTAGATCGAGCTCCAGATAGGTCCTGCACATGGTGTTGGGCAATCGAACCTTCAGAATGGAGATTTCTTCAAACTGAGGCATCATTCAGACCGCAATCAACCTTAGAAACATGATTCACAGTTGCCTGAGCTCGATTAGCAGCTAGATCTTCATTATCAATTTTTTCATATTTTGAcctaaaaattttgagaatcaattttCGAATGTAATTGTTGTTAGGATCAATTACAGCAGCACCAAAGTGACATCCTGAAGCTACAGGAGTCGATTTCAGTGATTTAGACGCATTAGGATTCGAGTTTCACTTTTTGAAACTTTCGTGACGAACGAACTATTTTTGATTTTTACTGAGATTGATTTCGACCATCAATCGGATCAGGAGGATCCGTAGTAGGTGAATTCATGATCAGAATGAAGGAATTCAACAACAATTACAACGGAAAAAAAACTAGAAGAATTCAAGGAATCGAGCAGTTTCTGACGCTCGTATTCAAAATCGCCAAAATCGCCCAGGAAAAGAGAGAATTCAAAAAAAGCGGAAATGATTGTCCTTAGGGTTTAACACGAACggcttagagtttagggtttagggatcaAACTCataacactaaactctaaaccctaaatcagTCTAAACTTTGAAGAAGAAAAAAACTTCACATAAGATGAAGAAAAAAAATGCTCGAAAAATAACATGcatcatgatgaatgttatcatgATTAACAATTATCAATGGATGTTATTTCTTAGAGctttttttgttaaaataataacatttatcaaaaagtgcatattttaaaattcatattttcacataatcttaatgtttgtaaaaaaattacaaaagcgaaaaaaaattaaattttactTTCCCCTTCCCAAAAAAATGAGAAAAATCTAATCTATCCATGTATTTAATAGAAAAAATCAGTAACATCAAGAGCGCGTGTGTGTGCgcgcgcatatatatatatatatatatatagtggtaggatcaagagggaagtaaccaatcggggggaagcaaattcttttttttttcattttttgaaaaaactttgttcacgaacattatagattggatgaaaatatgaacatttaataaagacactttgtgataaatatttttattttggcgggaaaacgctcgaagaagtaatatataacaattatcgtatttttcgagcgtatgttgaggttttagatattagggtttatagggtttagatattagggtttagaaatttagggtttagggtttagatttaaggtttagatttaggatttagattgagtttttaacacgaacggtttagagtttagggtttagggtttagggtttagggtttggtgttttgggtttatggaataaacccaaaacaccaaaccctaaaccctaaaacctaaaccctaaactctaaatcgggctaaattttacttcacaaaacatgaagaaaaaaaacgttaacattcttcaaaaaacaatattatcttgaatgttattgtcGATCGTAttcccgtcaaaataataacattcatcacgaagtgtcttttctaaatgttcatattttcatccaatctatataatgttcgtgaacaaagttttttcaaaaaacgaaaaaaataaaaaattttgcttcccccgcttcgccccgattatatatatatatatatatatatatgcacacacacGCGCTCTTGATGTTACTGATTTTTTCTATTAAATACATGGATAAATTAGATTTTTCTCATTTTTTGTCAAAAAATGATAACTCGTATAGATAACGAACTCGTTCTCCAAAAGAAAACGCATTCGACCAATGATATAATACAAAGAAAAGGGAGGGCTCGTAACCAGAAAGCTACAAACTACCGAAAATTATTTATAACCGAACCTCCACTACACGCTCTCAAACAAAAAAATGACCATCTCGACAATTAAACACGATATAACAAGAAATATGCATATAAATGAAAGAACCTAAATTAGAAGAAAGTAAAACATAAGCGAGAAAAACAAAGTATACAGCAATTTCGGTATACCTAAGCAATATCGATCAAACCAAGGAACCCGTCTTTTTCATCTTGCCATCTGCCGTCTCCCGAACAATTTTTTCCCGACCCAGTTCTCGATcttatatgtcaaaacatttgaggTCTTGTCTCCGATCAATACGAAACCATCATTATCACAAAACGAAAAAAGACTTGACTTTCTCTTTGCCTTTAGCTTTCGAACCAATGTCTTCGGCATCAACATTTTCCAATTTTTCTTTACCATTTAAAATATACCATTCGCTACAAAAACCATCACACTACGACAAGTCACATATCCTCTATTTTATGCTTAAACTCGTAAAACATTCTATCCCGACTAGGTAACATCTCGACAACCGGCTTCTTAATCAATTTATGATTCATTTTAGTTCCACCAGTTCATTCGAAAGGAACCTTGTGATCCCGCATAAATTTCCATGCCCTAAGGCATTTTTCACGCACTTTTTTCCAAAACACGAAATCCAAGTGGATCATCCTCCAAGGATTTTCACGTAACAATAGGATTCGGAACCACGACACCGTCCTCAAAACTACCAGTAACAACCTCTTCCATTTTGCGATTTTTTATCTCTCGTCATTCTCTTTAAAATCTCGTCCAAACCCACACTTTTTGCAGGGAAAACGGTATCAGTATGTTTTAAAAATTCATCTGGGTCTGAACCTGACCCAACAGAAAAGCTTGGCCCATTGCAAGGAAGTACAACATCATTCAAAGAACCAAACTTAATACCCGACACATTCAACCCAAACTTCGAAACCATCTGTGGGTCCAAGAAGAAACTGAACATGTGGCCGGCCCACTTGTAAGCCCAATAGAAGATTGGCCCAAACCTTGAAATATAGATCTGGAGCCTTTAAAAGCATTCTGCTGACTGTTAACAGGAGACACAAGTGTTGTAGCGGAAACATTGATATATAGTGCAGTAGTAGAAACATTCACAAAAACCTTAGACGGCTTCTCAATACTATAACCCGAATTATTACCTGCAGATCGATCAACATTAACCCCTGGCTTTTGAACACTAACAAAAACAAAACAATTTGTAGCTTCAAGTAGTCGATGATCGAACTTCCGAGTCAGGAGCCGATTCAAACAACCTAAATCAGAGATCTCGAAAATCCACACTCCACATCTAACACAAGCCTTATCCACTAAAATCGGCAATGACTAAATCATGAATAAGTTTTACTTTAGTCGACTTAATGAACACCAAAAAAGAACCAACGTTGTTCAAAGACGAAGAGGTTACTTTTTATTTACCAATTATCAAATTAATTGTTAAATACTTTcacattaattaaattaaattaatagttGATTTGAAGAGAGTAATAAAAGAGTAATAAATATGACATCATGCTCAAATTCATAATTGAAAACAAATCAAATTCAATTcaaattataaattatttaaagGTCGAAATTAAATTTTTGTCATGACAAAAGATAATTGTGGGCTTGAAACTAAGATATTACTACTTGTATTTAGGCTAACAATATTTGTTGCTCACTATTTTAATAAATCCACCTATTTTAATAACTAAGTAATAAATATTTGTTACTCATTCAATAACTATTTACACTACATTTATAAATAGTTGTACAGTGAATCTATAAAACAGAAATAGTTagtgaaaaatgaaaatatgatttTATTTAGTACTCCGTATTTGCTTACCAGAAACTGTAAACTATATTACGGGTATCTAACTAAAGTACTCATGAGCTGACATTTTACACAAAAGATCCCACTCCCCAGAATCTATAGTTTCAGAAATTTATCAAGGCCACACCATCAGTTTGTAAAACACAAATCCAATTTGGGTTCCAAGTGGCCACTGAAGAGTGTTACGACTCCATGATAGTGGTGGTAGTCTGAAAACTGCACACACATAGCTTGTTGCAAGATCACTTAGCTATACACGAATACACTACATATACTAACAATAAATAATAGTAGTATCACCAAGAaatgaaacatattgaaacaaCATGCAAGCCAACTCCCACAATAAAACATAAGACTACAAGTTAAGGACCAATGAAACCAACATATTTCGTTCAGGTTTAATAATAGTGGCCTGCAATATGTAAGATCGTGCAAGCCAAATCGATAGAACGATTAATCAAGTTTGATTTCCACATAACAGAATTAAACTCATAAAAACCATATTCTAACAATAACTACCAAAACAAATCTAAGCAGTAAGCAGAACAGCACCACCAGCCTCCTTAATCTTCTTTTCAGCAGTTTTTGAAATAAGTTTAGCCTTAACTACCATTGGCTTTGTAAGTGGAACCGTTCCTTTCCCCAGGACTTTAAAGTAACCGAATTGAGTAACATCAACGACTGGTACCTTATCACCCGAAGCTTTTTCTTTCACGTCCTGTGGGACCATTGACCAAAGCTTATCAACGTTAACAATTGGGCAATGGAATTTGTTACGAAGACGGTGAAAGTATCTCATACCGACTTTTCCAAAGTACCCAGGATGGTACTTGTCGAACAAAATACGGTGGTGGTGCATACCTCCAGCGTTACCTCGGCCTCCGGGATGCTTTCAGTGTTTTCCGATACGACCGTGACCGGCACTCACGTGGCCCCGCTTCTTGCGGTTCTTCCTCAATCTCGTCGTCATTTGTCCTAGAAATTTGAAGCAATTTTAAGCTCGTGAGTTCAATTAACACAACAATTCATAACCAATACAGAATTATTATAAATCAGGTTTTAAAACTCCTGCAAATATAAATATCTCAAGAATTATAAATTTCATTAACTACATCTAATCTTCTACTCTAATATACAACCAGGACAAACTGAGATTTTGTAACCACTACACATTCAACATTAAACATCTTTTCATTGAGCAATATCTGATACAAAATAAATGAGAATAAATAGGGTATCAAAATAAAGTTCAGTTAAGTACACAATAGTAGCAAAACTAATACGAGATTAGAACTATTCTGGCTACACAATTCTCCTACAAATTTCTAAACTAATAGGAATTATGAGTTCGATTGAGTGAATCTACACGATAATTGAGCTAAAAAATCGAATGTTACGAAGGTAGCTGAAATGCGAAATACGGTATACGACTGCGGCGGAGAATGGGGATAGAGTTTGATAACACCACTGAAAttgaattaaaaccctaatttttgtcTTCTTTAAGATGCGGTACAAAAAAGGGGTACAAATATCATGGGCTGGACCGTTAATGGGCTTTTTATTGAGCCTATAAGTTTgggtttttagcattattaaaatttattcctccgtattattattatttttttattattatttttttaatttgtaattgtttAATTTTTGTAGATAGTTAgatgctgtttgttttttaagatgtttttttcTGAAGATCTGCGAACCACGTCTGTAGATAAGATGTGACCTGAAAGTCTGTAGACTGAAcactgaagactgtttgtttttatgtcttttaaatataatttaaaattaaaatcttaaattattaaaaaataaattttttaatttttatataaaaaacatGGATTATGGAGTATtacacaataattataattataagggTTGGTGGCTTTGGTCAAACATGTTACCACTCATCCCATTATTCTGTATTTATCCCAATTATATTAATATACTACTACCCACCTACCCAATTATCATCATCTAAACCCAAAAAAGATATATACTCCGATTTCATCTCTAATATCCCCGATGTCATAATCTAATATCTAATTGAAACTAGATATGTATCAACTAGTTCTAAATCATCATCAGCGCCTTCATCATCTCAAAAGATCTTTCGCATCATCTAATCGAAATAATCAGCAACTTCAAAGTGGGTTTTGTACACTTGAAGGTGGTTTTCCGGCGACGGTGATTTTAACGGTGATTCCGAAGGTGATTTCAGCGGTGGTTAAATCTGTAAACTTGAAGGCTTAATCTGAGATGCAAATGAGACACCCAGTACACTTCTTTTGTTCAGGTTGTTTATGAAATTGATTTGTATCAAATTGTTCATCAAATGGATAAGATTTTGATTTTTGTGGCATGAAATTAATTATGAAAATATGTATTTGGTGTTTTGGAGTAATTGTAGCCGTGAAGTTTTGTGAATTTTGGAAGAGAATGAATAATGTCTTATAATTTGAGAAGCAGTAGTTTAGAGCTGCAGAGTTGAAGACATTTTAAGATCTTATATTGTCTTATGTCTTCTAAAAAACAAACCGTCTTAAATGAAAACGTCTGCCCGCCCGCAGACATAAGCTATAATAAGGTCTTCAGTAGAGAAAACAAACAGCACCTTAGACTATTTAGCACGGGTGCTTTCTCAGGTGGAGTTCCATTTAGGTTAGTGGTATCgggtttatttttatttatttatttattttgaatttgaagtgtttaagttgTTAGTAATTGTTTGAATGTTTTGATTAGTTTGTGAATTATGAAGCTAGTTCATTATGTTCTTATATTTTATTTGTTAGTTCAATGTTCGCTTGTTAGTTTAATGAGTTGGTTTCCACAAAGTTAGGATAGGATGTTATTAGAGCTCTTTCAGTAAATCACCAGATCTATTCATAGTCGTTGTATTCTAATTGATATAGAGTctttatgtgtgtatgtgtgtgttttcatAAAACGAAAAAGTAAAGGTGCTCCCAATCAAGACAGGACTTCTTCCAAGACTAGCCAACCATTCAGCGTCACATCATCACTTCATCCCACTTCCATCTCACTTCTTTCTCAGAACTAAACTCAGGACTAAACACTCTCAACAATGACACTCTTTTCTCACAATATTGGGATCCACATTTAATTATTTTAACTaaattaaaaatacttttgttattattaatattataattataattttaattattaaattacaTCAATTTTTAAACTTAAAAATTAATTTGATTAAATATCGGAGGTTTAAAACTTAAAAATCAAATTGATTAAAAAGatactatgtaaaataaaatacgaaAAGCACCTGTAACCCATTTTGGCCACAAACATGTAGGACTcacaattaattaaaaattaaaatagcaCATAGTCAcatatcttcatcttcttcacgcTAAAAGTACTGTAACTCAATTTTCATCACTTCTACACACAAAAATAAgacaaataaaatttaaaaaaaaaaaaggaaaaagaaagtgACGAGTGGAGAATGGACCAAAATCCCGTCCACAAATATGCTGAGAATGGACGAGTGGAGAGACGGAGGGGTGTGAGCGAGACCTGGGCGGGCCTTGGGCAGAGGTGGTGCCATCGGCGTCCACCTGGGCGCGGCTGTGGACGGACCGTTAAGAGCTCTCTTATAacagtaataaaattactttatttACTTTCACATCTAGATAACATGAGTACTAAATAAACTCACAATTTAATATTTCTCTCGTAAATAAACTCCTTAATTTTGTATTCTTACGCTAACATTTTAtactttttttttaatattttaactaaaatacatatttataattttaaacgaAAATTTTATCGAATGATTACATTAAAATGAGAAAATAACAATTTAAGAAACTCGGTTTTAGATTATATAAAAACTTAAATTCATATAATGTTAAACGATTCGAGCACTTTGCTTAATACATCCAAATCCAAATGAACCGAATTTGACCTCTTTAAAATTTGAACGAGCTAACTCGACTTATTTACACCCGATTGTAACTTTAATTTATCACGAGAATAACCGTAACTGTACTTTGCAGCCTTGCAGGCCGTAGCCGATAAGATCCGGTTTTAACAAACTATCACCATCACCACTTCACCACTTCATTATATTCTTTAACCAATGGACTAGACTCTGTGTAGAATCCGTTCAATCTGTATCTATATTTTGTCTCTATACATTCCACATCTATCTAAAACCAAAACCCTAGTTCAATCTATCAATTTACTCTACTCAATTTCATTGATTCACAATGGATCTAAACCCTAACAAGTTTCCAATCCTCTCATTCGTCTTGTCAAAACTCCCAATCACTCGCTCACACTCACCGGAGTTTGACATCGAACAACCACCGTCTCCGGCCAAACCATCACCGGAACCTTACTTTGAAATCACCGATCGTATGCCGCACTTAAACGATCCTGACCTGATCGCTGCTATGCACGCTACTGTAGCCGATGTATCGAAAACACGATCTGCTCTTAAAACCCTAGGTGACTGTCCTGATCATGAACTAGTCGATATCGCGCGATTGAAACTAATCGAGCTCCGTGATGGTAATACAGAAGATGTTAGTGTTAATATTGAGAATACTGATGATAATGATAGTGAGGAGATTCGGTCGTATAAGGCGGTGATCTCGTTGTATGAAATGTATAAGTCGTATGAGAAGATGTTAAGTGAGGCGGAGATCAGGCTCGAGAAGCTTTACGAGGCTGCGAAAAAGGGCGGCAAAGCCGTTGCGGCTGTTGGGGATGAGGAAGGGAGTAGTAGTGTTGAGGTTGATGATGAACTGGTTGCGATGTTGAATGATGCGGCTGTGAAAGGTGTTGATAGAATTGATTTATCGGATAGGAAGTTGCGATTTATTCCTGAAACGGTTGGAAAGCTTCGTATGTTGGTTTCATTGAAACTCTCCGCCAATCAGCTTCAGGTTAGTTTATGATCTTGTATGCAGACATTGAATTAGAGTTGGAATTTATTGTCTGTTGTTGATTTGTAGATAGTGTATGTAGTTAGATCAGGAAAAATTAAGACAGGATTATGAATCTGGGAATGTCAATTATACTGGACTTCAGTTTAATCTTTTTATGGAGCTGTTTTGATTTTAAAATGTAGATGTAAGTTGTAACTTTTGTGATTAGGTACATGAAATATATCTAGGTAATTTTAAATATGCTCTGCATGCAAGCTTGAGTTAGGGGTAGTTGGTGTACTTGTCTTCCTTTTTCAAATAAAAATCATCGGGCAATAAAGTCAGGTATATATGAATTCTTAAGTAGTGTGAAGCAGTTACTACTACATTAACAAATATTATTTCTAGATATGTAGTTCATTTCGTAGAGGAGTGCTTATAGACTTATGTCTTTCATTTCAATCTATTATTAGAACTTAGTAGCAAGGTACATGTGACATAAGTCCAAAGCTGATAACATACATCGTGAAATTAGATGGAGGGAAATTATAATGCTTACAACCTCCTATGTCATTTTTTATTCAGAGATGTTAAATTTAGATTGCCATGGTAATTATATTTTGTTGGTTGTCATTACGGTAGGCAGTAAGCAGTTTAATGTTGGGTTTACCGTCCCATATCGGAATTCAATGTTCTATTTTGACTTTGTAGTGAGATATGTGTACTATGCAACGTGAAAATATTAGCCACTTTAGGGATTTATATAGTTCTTGTcagattttttatatttttaatcttTCGCTTATTGAAACAGGCTATCCCCGATTCCATAGCTGGGCTTGAGAATCTTCAGGAGCTTTATGCTTCTTCCAATCTTTTGGAATCATTACCAGATTCCATTGGCTCGTTGTTAAAATTAAAGATTCTTGACGTCTCTAGCAACAAGCTTACGTCTTTGCCTGACAGCATTTGTCACTGCAGGTACATGTTTTTCTTACATCAAACGCACACACATACACAATTTGCTATGTTCATTTTTTTACAACTGATCATATATTCTAATTCTTCAAAATCACTTCTTACTCTTGCAGGTCATTAGTAGAACTTGATGCCAGCTTCAATAAGCTAACATATTTACCCACCAATATCGGCTATGAACTTGTGAATCTGAAGAAACTTTCCGTCCCTTTAAACAAGATTCGCTCACTACCTACCTCAATCGGTGAAATGGAATCTCTTCAGTTTCTAGATGCACACTTCAATGAACTCAGGGTGGTCCCACAATCTATTGGCCGTCTTTCAAAACTTGAAATCCTTAATCTGAGTGGTAACTTCAGTGACCTTGTATCACTTCCTATTACAATTGGTGATCTGACCAACCTCAAAGAACTTGACATCAGCAACAATCAAATCCATGAGCTTCCTGTCACATTTGGTCGCCTTGAAAATCTCGTTAAACTTAATGTTGAAGAGAATCCGATAACTATTCCTCCTAAAGAAGTTGTGGCTAAAGGGGTTGAAGCTGTGAAGGAGTTCATGGCTAAAAGATGGCTCGATTTGTTATTGGAGGAAGAGGAAAAAAGCAAGAATGTTGAGAATGTTCAGACACAAGGTGGTTGGTTGACTCGCAGTACCTCATGGTTGACCAACGCTGTTGTTGGTGCTGCTGGATCCGTTGGCGGTATTTTGGGTGGTGAAGGTAACCCAACAAAAACAGACGAGTTCCTCAATCAGCAACTATGATCAGGTTAATGTTAGCCTTGTAGATTGGGTGGTGGAGTTTGTTTTTGATATGTGGTCCAGTAGTGAACTGAACTGATTATACACGAGGACAGCCCATACTTAAACTGGtctgtttttttcttttttttttttttttttttttttccttcttgttTTGAGCCATAAATTTCTAACAGTCGTGTTATGTGTTATGGACAGTGGCTAGCTTATGCTGTTAGTCAAACTTTACATCTTCTTGTACCACTAGTTGTGTCTAGTGTGTTTTTTCGTCTTTTTTAAAGACTAGTATCAGACATTTGTATGTAAGATATGAAACTCCATGGCATCTTACTGGGTGACGATTTGCGTTTGTTTATTATCGATTTACTAGCTATTGCTCTGTGATTATTCATCAATTGGTTTGTGCTTCTATTCTAAAGTTTGGGTCCAGTGACAGATTTGTTGAAGAATTAATCATAATGGGCCAATTCAAAATTCAAGTTATGAAATGGGTAACGTATAGTTTATCACTGAAAATATGCTTACCATTATAGTTGTGACATATCTAGCAACTTTTGGTCCTAATACCTACGTCGTTCATGTTTATGTGTATTTTTATTACAAGTATGGGTTGTAAATTTTCCAACACACGAACATAGATTGTATGTAGTTACTACTTGGGTACACATCTTTACACCACATTATATACCATGTACGTTACTACACATCACATCATCATATGATTATGAGGGATTTTCTAATTTTTAGTTGAGAAAACTTCATTAAATAAATAGTTGGTGTGGTTATGTGCAAATAACTCATTAGCACATGAATCATAATTCTTAGTAATAGACTAATACTTATATTCCACCTTTCCCTCATTATTTGGTCATTTTTAAAAGCAACATTCCTCCATCCTATTTTCATTTGCAATTAGACCCATAAAACAATAATCATATTCTCTCTAAATGATCACTGGATCAAAAACTATTTCATCATGTTTCTTCTTTATTCTTTTTTCAATGTACATATTCATGTCTTATGACTACAACCGAAGCGAATCAT
This genomic window from Rutidosis leptorrhynchoides isolate AG116_Rl617_1_P2 chromosome 2, CSIRO_AGI_Rlap_v1, whole genome shotgun sequence contains:
- the LOC139894054 gene encoding plant intracellular Ras-group-related LRR protein 1-like, coding for MDLNPNKFPILSFVLSKLPITRSHSPEFDIEQPPSPAKPSPEPYFEITDRMPHLNDPDLIAAMHATVADVSKTRSALKTLGDCPDHELVDIARLKLIELRDGNTEDVSVNIENTDDNDSEEIRSYKAVISLYEMYKSYEKMLSEAEIRLEKLYEAAKKGGKAVAAVGDEEGSSSVEVDDELVAMLNDAAVKGVDRIDLSDRKLRFIPETVGKLRMLVSLKLSANQLQAIPDSIAGLENLQELYASSNLLESLPDSIGSLLKLKILDVSSNKLTSLPDSICHCRSLVELDASFNKLTYLPTNIGYELVNLKKLSVPLNKIRSLPTSIGEMESLQFLDAHFNELRVVPQSIGRLSKLEILNLSGNFSDLVSLPITIGDLTNLKELDISNNQIHELPVTFGRLENLVKLNVEENPITIPPKEVVAKGVEAVKEFMAKRWLDLLLEEEEKSKNVENVQTQGGWLTRSTSWLTNAVVGAAGSVGGILGGEGNPTKTDEFLNQQL